One segment of Solanum stenotomum isolate F172 chromosome 1, ASM1918654v1, whole genome shotgun sequence DNA contains the following:
- the LOC125876830 gene encoding pectinesterase inhibitor-like, with the protein MAKTLYSSLFFLSFVVVELLGILPNVKGNILDDFCPESFIPPLCFQMLRNDLSVPKGDIHGLLSTILQIAQDNTTSTYKLVKSILKQPIKDPNVKAQMTNCLRNYNDATNYLKQSNDFYKTGAYKNTSLYSSLAVYESVSCNHGFNEVPSELKPLSEAVQEFSNLSARIADNLK; encoded by the coding sequence atggCAAAGACTTTGTACTCTTCATTGTTCTTCCTCTCCTTTGTAGTAGTAGAATTACTTGGAATTCTTCCAAATGTGAAGGGAAACATACTTGATGACTTTTGTCCTGAAAGCTTCATTCCTCCACTTTGTTTTCAGATGCTTCGAAATGACCTCTCTGTCCCCAAAGGAGATATTCATGGTCTTCTCTCTACTATTCTTCAAATAGCACAAGATAATACCACATCTACCTATAAATTGGTTAAATCAATTCTTAAACAACCCATCAAAGATCCCAACGTGAAAGCCCAAATGACCAATTGTTTGAGAAATTACAATGATGCCACTAATTATCTTAAACAATCCAATGATTTCTATAAGACTGGTGCTTATAAAAACACAAGTTTGTATTCATCTCTTGCTGTGTATGAATCTGTTTCTTGCAACCATGGTTTTAATGAAGTACCATCTGAGCTCAAGCCACTCAGCGAGGCGGTCCAAGAGTTCTCTAATCTTTCGGCACGTATAGCCGATAATCTAAAATAA